Part of the Polyodon spathula isolate WHYD16114869_AA unplaced genomic scaffold, ASM1765450v1 scaffolds_3537, whole genome shotgun sequence genome is shown below.
TGCTTGCTATAgatgtattttgcatttgtaatacaattttataatgtttaataGCATCAGGCTCTgattttttgtaataatactgGAAGTTCCCAAAACAAAGATGTAATCTCTGTATATCATCAAGCCATGTAAATGGCGTGTCAAATAACCTCTGATATATATGTTCTGCTTGTGGCATGTTGTTAGATTCTGCATACATTTGTGCCAGATCTAACTGAGGATTAATTTTTGATGGCTTCATCCTAACAGCCTTTTCTAAGTGTACAATACTTAATTTAACAAATTGCTCAAACTCTGTGGGATCCTGATTCCACTGGCCCTGGAATTTGCCAATTTTGGATCTGTAGGTAAGTCCTAATTGATAGTGCAGAGGATGTGAATCTGGTGCTGCTTGCAACGCCTCTTTTAATACCTCCAAGGATTTGTCTGGACAGCCATGGTTTCTGAAAAACCGTGCTGCATGTACAGCAACACTGGGGCTTTGTGGTGACAGCTTCAGAGCTTGATTCACTAATTTCAGGGCTTCTTCATTTTGTTCataaagctgcagttttattCCCAGGTGTACCATGAGAACTGGGTTTTCTGGATCTAGCTCTAGAgcatgttttaactgttttagtgCAATTGAGTCTTCAGCACAAACTGAAGGTCCAAACGTTTCAAGGCGGTACAGCACAATGGCATAATCAGCATTCCACTCCTTCTCATCTGGCTCTTCTTCAAGAGCCCTTTCAAAACATTCTTTTGCTATCTTATAATGTTTCTCATCACAGACCTTCAAAAAGGACCATCCCTTCTCCGCGTACACAATAGGAAGAAGGACACTGTAGCGGGAGGCTGTGGGGAACGTCTTGCAAATGTCTTCCAGCTTCTCCAGGTAGCTCTGGGCTTTGGTGAGCTCACCCATGTGATAGTGCACCCAAGCAAAGTTTCCATAAGTAACAATGACCAGCTTCTCAAATTCATCTTCATGGTCCTTCTTTGTTATCTCTTCAGCTTGTTCTAGATATTTCAGGGCTTCTTCATTAAAACCTTTCAGGTGCTTCACATAAGCAAGGTAATTGTAGAGTTTTCCCTTATATTTTTCCACGGAGAATTGTATATTTTCAGGAATTGTGATTTCCAAATCGTTAAtcttaatttcttcttttttcaaatcCCATGTGAAGTGACACTCTAGTTGAAGCAATTTGTCATGCAGGGTATTTTGTGAGCTGTAAATTACAAGTTATCAAGATGATAATGAAATTCAATATTATGATAACATTTTCCAGTAGAAATAtctatttcaaaataattatattgacaTTCCTGTACAGAACCCATGTGCTGAAAGCTGCTTAGACACTGAGGCCCAGACAGACCTGCtactatacatttataaaactaaactaGTCAAAACCCTGAGATGGAACTGTAGTCCAAACCCCTTAATTTacactaccataaaataaaaacttttgaaatgtaACTTCCTTTAATTTTcatctgattttgttttagtatGTATACCTAAACATTGATTTGATATAGAGCTTTGGTGTCTTAAGCATACATTTAAATAGTAAAAGAATAATTGCACACAATCTACCTTACAAACACATTCCAAACATATGTCTAGGTATTTGTATTAACTCATAAATTTTAAAACTATGAGAAAGTTTCTCTACAGTTAAGAGTTGCAGTCCCGGGAATCCCAATTCCGCCATCCTGTACGAGATAATCCAGGGTATTTCAGGATTGTATTAGACAACTCTGTTTCAATTTTGACTCATGATTTTCACGTGCTtcattgtacattgtacataCTATCTTTTCTATTCCACGCTCTGTAATTAGTCAACcgatatgtttttttgtatgtttgttttttttaatctttaatcaGTGCGTGAGAAATAAAAGCTCAAAgacctgcaaaaaataatacaatgtgatgCCGGTTCTATTACATACTCACTAACAATCAGCCCACAAAGTCTGGTGACATGTAGACATTACCAGACAAGAAAGCAGGTAgaagatggtaaaaaaaaaaaaaaaaaatgaaataaatacataaataaagtaattaattaattaagaacataagaacataagaaagtttacaaacgagaggaggccattcggcccatcttgctcgtttggttgttagtagtttattgatcccaaaatctcatcaagcagcttcttgaaggatcccagggtgtcagcttcaacaacattactggggagttgattccagaccctcacaattctctgtgtaattaATTGTATTACATGAAAACTACATAGAAGGACTTGATTGATTGTTATTTTTGATTGATTTGCCTGCTTTTAAGAGTTTGAACAAATGCGTTTTCTTGATTAACCTTAATAAAAGGCTGTATTTATGTTTTCACTCTGGCTACTGAATGATCTTCTTGCTTTACGACAATGGATCATGGAGGCTGTGtgagtccagtggttaaagaaaagggcttgtaaccaggaggttcctggcttaatcactgactcattgtgtgacgctgagcaagtcacttaacctccttgtacctTGTACTCAGCTTTtggatgagacgttgttgtaagtgactctgcagctgatgcatagttcacacaccctggtctctgtaagtcgccttggataaaggcatctgctaaataaacaaataatgagatcaaacggaaaaataaatattcaattcaGGTGTTATAAGAGTTTTACCAGGATCTCCTCTGTCCacgttatttttattatatatatatatatatatatatatatatatatatatatatatatacgtatatatatattatatatatatatatatattgctttaacACAACAGAATAttccagacagttttttttttactttgacccgagacaaaacaaacatgatgACAGCATCTTGGATTTGAGACAACGAAATTGCAAAATCACAGGATTCAGAAAAGGcatcgggactgcaacccctatCTACAACAGATTTCAAATTGAAAGACatggggccatattttcaaagcatttccttcattgtttcatttactcctgttttttgaaaggagaaaaaaaaatcatgttaattttacaaaatgagaaaccaaAGCAACTTTAACGTGTTTAaaataacttgaaatatataacataGTTTTGGGGTTTTGGtttgaacacttaaaaaaaaaatagaagttcattaaagactgtagtaaacactttgaaagcaTGGCCCATGATTTGATTCTAGAGCTGTATAAAGTACTTACTCCATTATTATGAACACGAATGACGACACCttcagtgatttttgttttttttaaa
Proteins encoded:
- the LOC121312094 gene encoding interferon-induced protein with tetratricopeptide repeats 1-like; this translates as SENTLHDKLLQLECHFTWDLKKEEIKINDLEITIPENIQFSVEKYKGKLYNYLAYVKHLKGFNEEALKYLEQAEEITKKDHEGEFEKLVIVTYGNFAWVHYHMGELTKAQSYLESFSIKAETNNLYLCLMFRVLSQNTLHDKLLQLECHFTWDLKKEEIKINDLEITIPENIQFSVEKYKGKLYNYLAYVKHLKGFNEEALKYLEQAEEITKKDHEDEFEKLVIVTYGNFAWVHYHMGELTKAQSYLEKLEDICKTFPTASRYSVLLPIVYAEKGWSFLKVCDEKHYKIAKECFERALEEEPDEKEWNADYAIVLYRLETFGPSVCAEDSIALKQLKHALELDPENPVLMVHLGIKLQLYEQNEEALKLVNQALKLSPQSPSVAVHAARFFRNHGCPDKSLEVLKEALQAAPDSHPLHYQLGLTYRSKIGKFQGQWNQDPTEFEQFVKLSIVHLEKAVRMKPSKINPQLDLAQMYAESNNMPQAEHIYQRLFDTPFTWLDDIQRLHLCFGNFQYYYKKSEPDAIKHYKIVLQMQNTSIASNKCYARLQKIARKRIAMNQHAEGFAILASAHELRNELPQAIDYYEKALKHDPDNERYMGAIFDLCDSLQYKGTV